In Nostoc sp. CENA543, a single genomic region encodes these proteins:
- the cydB gene encoding cytochrome d ubiquinol oxidase subunit II — translation METLQYFLPQVWFVILALFLFLYVMLDGFDLGVGILSLTSSDDERRGILMTSLSNIWDANETWLVLMGGGLFGAFPLAYGTILNALYIPILVMVFGFIFRGVAFEFRELSRRKLFWNFAFGAGSFTAALGQGFALGAVLKGIKVDETGHFIGSTWDWFSLPSVLVALTLIQGYVLIGSTYLVWKTTGELQETHYKTAKIAAWTTLIGAVFITVSTPFIYENARARLFQQPLVYIFAVIPILGVWLVWQLLNSLNRKEERAPFVWTILLFVLSFIGLGLVVFPYIIPPQITIYEAAADPSSLVIMIIFIGFLIPVMLFYNLYQYIVFRGKVTGNGYGE, via the coding sequence ATGGAAACACTTCAATATTTTCTTCCACAGGTTTGGTTTGTCATCTTAGCTTTATTTCTTTTTCTCTACGTCATGCTAGATGGGTTTGATTTAGGCGTGGGAATTTTATCTCTCACATCTTCCGATGATGAACGTCGGGGAATTTTGATGACTAGTTTGAGTAACATTTGGGATGCTAATGAAACTTGGTTAGTTCTGATGGGTGGGGGTTTGTTTGGTGCATTTCCCTTGGCTTACGGCACAATTTTAAACGCCTTGTATATCCCAATTTTGGTAATGGTATTTGGGTTTATTTTTCGGGGTGTGGCGTTTGAATTTCGGGAATTATCTAGACGTAAACTGTTTTGGAATTTCGCCTTTGGTGCAGGAAGTTTTACCGCCGCACTGGGACAAGGTTTTGCTTTGGGTGCGGTACTCAAAGGCATTAAAGTTGATGAGACGGGACACTTTATTGGTAGTACCTGGGACTGGTTCAGTTTACCATCGGTATTGGTAGCATTAACTTTGATTCAAGGTTATGTGTTGATTGGTTCTACCTATCTTGTCTGGAAAACCACAGGAGAATTACAAGAAACACATTACAAAACCGCTAAAATTGCTGCATGGACTACTTTAATAGGTGCAGTTTTCATTACAGTTAGCACACCGTTTATTTATGAAAATGCTAGAGCGCGTTTATTTCAACAACCACTAGTTTATATTTTTGCTGTAATTCCAATTTTAGGAGTTTGGTTAGTTTGGCAACTTTTAAATAGTCTAAATCGCAAAGAAGAACGCGCGCCTTTTGTGTGGACAATTCTATTGTTTGTGTTGTCATTTATAGGTTTAGGTTTGGTTGTTTTTCCCTACATTATTCCCCCACAAATTACCATTTATGAAGCGGCGGCTGACCCTAGTTCGTTGGTAATTATGATCATCTTCATCGGCTTTTTAATTCCGGTGATGTTGTTCTATAACCTTTACCAATATATTGTTTTTCGAGGTAAGGTGACTGGTAACGGTTACGGGGAATAG
- a CDS encoding cytochrome ubiquinol oxidase subunit I, with protein sequence MEFLSDSVVLSRMQFALTAIFHMLWPVLTTGMGIYLVIVEGIWLKTKNPDYYLHARFWSKFYVLNFGIGVATGIPMEFQFGTNWAPFSEAVGNFFGSVIGFEASWAFMLEAAFLGIMLFGWERVNPAIHYLSTILVAVGANLSTVWILTANSWMQTPAGGELVDGKFIVHDYFQAILNPFMVNSVLHMFFATLETSLFVIGGISAWYILQQRHAEFFAKSLKIALAAAVAVAPLQIYIGHLSGEQVYHYQPTKLAAMEAQWNSTPAGQPADWSLLAIPNEKAEKNDWEITIPNALGYILEFKQNLSEPVRGLKEWKASDRPHMIGLIYYAFRTMIGIGFFFAGLMLLSTLQWLRGKLAATNISQQRWLMRAWVLAAPLGYIAVESGWIVRCVGRQPWTLYGQIRTVDSASQLPASNVLVSLSSFAVVYTILFITAMYFGSRIIRTGPNLELPIPGTEVTKPAVDTTPGEFVPDERPVEAQQ encoded by the coding sequence ATGGAATTTTTATCTGATTCCGTGGTGTTATCACGGATGCAATTTGCCCTGACTGCAATTTTTCATATGCTTTGGCCTGTCCTGACTACGGGGATGGGAATTTATTTAGTAATTGTGGAAGGGATTTGGCTCAAAACTAAAAATCCTGACTATTATCTTCATGCGCGCTTTTGGTCAAAATTTTACGTGCTGAATTTTGGTATCGGTGTCGCGACTGGTATCCCGATGGAATTTCAGTTTGGGACGAATTGGGCCCCTTTTTCGGAAGCGGTGGGTAACTTTTTTGGGAGTGTGATTGGTTTTGAAGCTTCTTGGGCGTTTATGCTAGAAGCGGCTTTTTTAGGAATTATGTTATTTGGATGGGAAAGAGTAAATCCTGCCATTCACTATCTTTCTACTATTTTGGTAGCTGTGGGTGCAAATCTTTCCACGGTTTGGATTTTGACGGCTAATTCTTGGATGCAAACTCCAGCCGGTGGGGAATTGGTGGACGGTAAGTTTATTGTCCACGATTATTTTCAAGCCATTTTAAATCCCTTTATGGTCAACAGTGTGCTGCATATGTTTTTTGCCACACTGGAGACATCTTTATTTGTGATTGGCGGAATTAGTGCTTGGTATATTCTTCAACAACGCCACGCGGAGTTTTTTGCTAAGTCCTTGAAGATTGCTTTAGCAGCTGCTGTTGCAGTTGCCCCATTACAAATATACATCGGACACCTAAGCGGCGAACAAGTCTATCACTATCAACCCACAAAACTCGCTGCAATGGAAGCCCAGTGGAACAGCACACCAGCCGGACAACCCGCAGACTGGAGTTTACTAGCAATACCCAACGAAAAAGCTGAGAAAAATGATTGGGAAATCACCATTCCCAACGCACTGGGTTACATCTTGGAATTTAAACAAAATCTTTCCGAACCCGTGCGCGGTTTGAAAGAGTGGAAAGCAAGCGATCGCCCCCACATGATAGGTTTAATTTACTACGCTTTCCGTACCATGATTGGCATTGGCTTTTTCTTTGCGGGGTTAATGTTATTGAGTACCCTGCAATGGTTGCGTGGTAAACTTGCAGCCACAAATATTAGTCAACAGCGTTGGTTAATGCGAGCGTGGGTATTAGCTGCACCTTTAGGATACATCGCCGTAGAATCTGGGTGGATTGTGCGTTGTGTAGGTAGACAACCCTGGACACTATACGGACAAATTCGCACAGTTGACTCTGCATCTCAGTTACCAGCCAGTAATGTATTAGTTTCACTGAGTAGTTTTGCTGTAGTTTATACCATTCTATTTATTACAGCTATGTACTTTGGTAGTCGTATCATCCGCACAGGGCCGAATTTAGAATTACCCATTCCAGGAACAGAAGTCACCAAACCCGCAGTTGATACCACCCCCGGCGAGTTTGTCCCTGATGAACGTCCCGTAGAGGCGCAGCAGTAG
- a CDS encoding TdeIII family type II restriction endonuclease, giving the protein MDKYTKQKIKENLKQSIRAFFKNKEVQNYQVLDDIFPVERRIRSLIGGLETSLGTTCWEPIAKTLAEINGFEIITTKILRPEPFPKKLQEEFNQLVYERENKPNNKRVTTEECIQRLKNAALKTNPDKIVTYTSPPSGTGVDIHFRKNDIEYIFDIKTTQPNQGHFKGFNRQILEWYTYKYAEDPDANLEARIAIPFNPFTQPWYEHQKSMLSSSPLDIDKDIWVENEFWDFCSGKENTFQKLKELFVELGQENFAAEFHDIFYKRKN; this is encoded by the coding sequence ATGGATAAATATACTAAGCAAAAAATTAAGGAAAATCTTAAACAATCAATTAGAGCCTTTTTTAAAAATAAAGAAGTACAAAATTACCAAGTATTAGATGACATTTTTCCAGTAGAACGGCGAATACGTTCTTTAATTGGAGGTTTAGAAACCAGTTTAGGTACAACTTGTTGGGAACCCATAGCGAAAACGCTAGCAGAAATCAACGGATTTGAAATTATCACAACAAAAATATTACGTCCTGAACCATTTCCAAAGAAATTACAGGAGGAATTCAATCAATTAGTTTATGAACGTGAAAATAAGCCCAATAATAAGAGAGTGACAACAGAAGAATGTATTCAAAGGCTAAAGAACGCTGCTTTAAAGACTAATCCTGATAAAATCGTTACGTATACGTCTCCTCCATCTGGAACTGGTGTGGATATTCATTTTCGTAAAAACGACATTGAATATATTTTTGATATAAAAACCACACAGCCAAATCAAGGTCATTTCAAAGGATTTAATCGGCAAATTCTAGAATGGTACACATATAAGTACGCTGAAGATCCTGATGCAAATTTAGAAGCGCGTATTGCTATTCCTTTTAATCCTTTCACACAGCCTTGGTATGAACATCAAAAAAGTATGTTGTCGAGTTCCCCGCTTGACATTGACAAAGATATATGGGTTGAAAATGAGTTTTGGGATTTCTGCTCTGGGAAAGAAAATACATTTCAAAAACTGAAAGAACTTTTTGTAGAACTAGGTCAAGAGAACTTTGCAGCAGAATTTCATGATATTTTCTATAAACGTAAAAATTAG
- a CDS encoding DNA cytosine methyltransferase, whose protein sequence is MNSECSQIPQQIELPLRLVINQQKFTFVDLFAGIGGFRIALETLGGQCLGYSEIDKQAIKVYQQNFISYLNEDEIELGDITKIAELPNDLDILVGGVPCQPWSVAGCLKGFDDPRGKLWFDVIRLVNKSQPKSFIFENVSGLASPKNRDNLELILHELENLGYCVKWQILNAYDFGLPQNRDRVFIVGIRSDIEKCQEYNFPNPLKVHPKVLDILDEFKNIKVVEKVKLDSHTLFKGMIPPSRTRFQKDDELNDFFIFSDLRNGHTTIHSWDIIDTTDREKMICLTLLKHRRSKKYGNKDGNPLSFQHFQGIIPDVEQIELDNLVAKQIFRLTHDNKYEFVNSKNMTGINNIYRIILPTADIVPTLTATGAKDYIATKSIYATHPEEYKQIFLEKIYKNKNYIPITAKHACKLQGFPTDFKYHEKDDIARKQFGNAVPIPVVEYVAKELLKILKI, encoded by the coding sequence ATGAACTCTGAATGCTCACAAATACCGCAACAAATAGAATTACCTCTACGATTAGTTATTAATCAGCAAAAGTTTACTTTTGTTGATTTGTTTGCTGGTATTGGTGGATTTAGAATTGCTTTAGAGACATTAGGTGGTCAATGCTTAGGATATTCTGAAATAGATAAACAAGCTATTAAAGTTTATCAACAGAATTTCATTAGCTACCTCAATGAAGATGAAATTGAGCTAGGGGACATCACAAAAATTGCTGAACTCCCTAACGATTTAGATATATTGGTTGGTGGTGTTCCTTGCCAACCTTGGTCTGTTGCAGGTTGTTTAAAGGGTTTTGATGATCCTAGAGGCAAATTATGGTTTGATGTGATTAGACTAGTTAATAAAAGTCAACCTAAATCTTTTATTTTTGAAAATGTTAGTGGATTAGCTAGCCCTAAGAATCGAGATAATTTGGAACTAATTTTGCATGAGTTAGAAAACCTGGGATATTGCGTTAAATGGCAAATTCTTAATGCTTATGATTTTGGTTTACCTCAAAATCGAGATAGAGTTTTTATTGTTGGAATTAGGAGTGATATAGAAAAATGTCAAGAATATAATTTTCCTAATCCTTTGAAAGTACATCCTAAAGTTTTAGATATTTTAGATGAATTTAAAAATATTAAAGTTGTAGAGAAAGTAAAGTTAGATTCACATACCTTATTTAAGGGTATGATTCCACCATCAAGAACTAGATTTCAGAAAGATGATGAATTGAATGATTTTTTCATTTTTTCAGATTTAAGAAATGGACATACAACAATCCATTCTTGGGACATTATAGACACTACTGATAGGGAAAAAATGATTTGTTTAACTCTTCTAAAACATAGAAGAAGCAAAAAATATGGAAACAAAGATGGTAATCCTTTATCTTTTCAACATTTCCAAGGGATTATACCTGATGTTGAGCAAATTGAATTAGACAACTTGGTAGCTAAACAAATATTTCGTTTAACTCATGACAATAAGTATGAGTTTGTTAATTCTAAGAATATGACAGGTATCAATAATATTTATCGCATTATATTACCTACTGCTGATATCGTACCAACTTTAACTGCAACTGGTGCTAAAGACTATATAGCCACTAAATCGATTTATGCAACCCATCCAGAAGAGTATAAACAGATTTTTTTGGAGAAAATTTACAAAAATAAAAACTATATACCAATAACAGCAAAACACGCTTGTAAATTACAAGGGTTTCCCACAGATTTTAAATATCATGAAAAAGATGATATTGCTAGAAAGCAGTTTGGCAATGCTGTTCCTATACCTGTTGTTGAGTATGTCGCCAAAGAATTACTTAAGATTCTAAAAATCTAA
- the ald gene encoding alanine dehydrogenase: MEIGVPKETKDQEFRVGLSPSSVRVLRENGHSIFVETQAGSGAGFTDADYQSAGAEIVTTAEAVWNRELVVKVKEPLSSEYKFLRKEQILFTYLHLAADRKLTENLIDSGICAIAYETVELPGANRLPLLTPMSIIAGRLAVQFGARYLERQQGGRGVLLGGVPGVKPGKVVILGGGVVGTEAARIAVGMGAAVQILDVNVERLSYLETIFGSRVELLYSSSAHIEAAVKAADLVVGAVLVLGRKAPILVSRELVGQMHPGSVIVDVAVDQGGCVETLHATSHTNPVYIEEGVVHYGVPNMPGAVPWTATQALNNSTLPYVVQLANLGLKALDVNPALAKGLNVQNHRLVHPAVQEVFPDLVS; the protein is encoded by the coding sequence ATGGAAATCGGTGTTCCCAAAGAGACTAAGGATCAAGAGTTTCGCGTTGGCTTGAGTCCTTCTAGTGTCAGGGTTTTGCGAGAAAATGGTCACAGTATTTTTGTGGAAACTCAAGCAGGTAGTGGTGCTGGGTTTACAGATGCAGATTATCAAAGTGCAGGGGCGGAAATTGTCACCACAGCCGAAGCGGTTTGGAATCGGGAATTAGTGGTAAAAGTCAAAGAACCATTATCTAGTGAATATAAATTTTTGCGAAAAGAGCAGATTTTGTTTACTTATCTGCATTTAGCAGCCGATCGCAAATTAACAGAGAATTTAATTGATTCTGGCATTTGTGCGATCGCCTACGAAACCGTAGAGTTACCCGGCGCAAATAGACTCCCTCTGCTCACCCCCATGAGCATCATTGCTGGTAGGTTAGCCGTACAATTTGGTGCGCGCTACTTAGAACGTCAACAAGGTGGTAGAGGCGTGCTTTTGGGTGGTGTTCCTGGAGTGAAACCAGGAAAAGTAGTAATTTTAGGTGGTGGTGTCGTGGGTACAGAAGCCGCCAGAATCGCCGTTGGTATGGGTGCGGCGGTACAAATATTAGATGTGAATGTGGAGCGTTTATCTTATTTAGAAACAATCTTTGGTTCGAGAGTCGAATTACTTTACAGTAGCTCTGCTCACATTGAAGCAGCAGTCAAAGCAGCAGATTTAGTTGTCGGCGCAGTGTTGGTATTAGGAAGGAAAGCACCAATTTTAGTTAGCCGCGAGTTAGTAGGACAAATGCACCCAGGTTCGGTAATCGTTGACGTTGCGGTTGACCAAGGCGGTTGTGTGGAGACATTACACGCTACATCCCACACTAACCCAGTGTACATTGAGGAAGGTGTGGTACATTATGGCGTTCCCAATATGCCAGGCGCAGTACCTTGGACAGCCACCCAAGCCTTAAATAACAGTACACTACCTTATGTAGTGCAGTTAGCTAATTTGGGACTCAAAGCCTTAGACGTTAACCCAGCCTTAGCTAAAGGTTTGAACGTGCAGAATCATCGTTTAGTACATCCGGCGGTGCAGGAAGTATTTCCTGATTTAGTTAGTTAA
- a CDS encoding chlorophyll a/b-binding protein: MSQVQPTVSPKLEEPKFGFNEYAERLNGRAAMIGFLLMVVIEYVTNQGVLSWLGLK, translated from the coding sequence ATGTCACAAGTACAACCCACAGTCAGCCCCAAACTAGAAGAGCCAAAATTTGGCTTTAACGAATATGCTGAACGCTTGAATGGCCGAGCCGCCATGATTGGTTTTCTGTTGATGGTGGTAATTGAATACGTCACCAATCAAGGTGTACTTTCTTGGCTTGGTCTTAAGTAG
- a CDS encoding WD40 repeat domain-containing protein encodes MRSQRKNDLYLILAFVAAIAVPINIWTGLKIDSAHANPTVNTPEATGAFTNPVLLQRIMAHQSSVNSVTFSPDSKMLVSGGAYNDGIVRMWNPITGKKIRSITKAQTTTVESLVISPDGQTLVSCGSDNTINLWNLKTNKFTRSFVGHSASVLSLAVSPDSKVLVSGALDGIRIWDLLQQRPLATLVRFDNTIHTVAMNPDGQTIASGDKKGVIKLWDLSTGKLIRGFIAHKDVVTGIAYTPDGQNLVTSSRDRTVKVWNLTSGKLVYTLTGHNNWVNAIAVHPNGQILASAGRDGIKIWDLSTGELLNTLIGHSDWVSAIAFSHDGQMLASGGFDGVVSVWGNPSLAVRRR; translated from the coding sequence GTGAGGAGTCAGAGAAAAAACGACCTGTATTTGATTTTGGCATTTGTGGCGGCGATCGCAGTGCCGATCAATATCTGGACAGGGTTAAAAATTGATTCGGCTCATGCTAACCCAACTGTCAATACTCCAGAAGCAACGGGAGCATTTACCAATCCCGTTCTCCTTCAAAGAATCATGGCACATCAAAGCAGTGTGAACTCTGTCACCTTTAGTCCAGATAGTAAAATGCTGGTAAGTGGCGGTGCTTACAATGATGGGATTGTGAGAATGTGGAATCCTATCACCGGCAAAAAAATCAGGAGTATCACCAAAGCTCAAACAACTACGGTAGAATCCCTGGTGATTTCCCCTGATGGACAAACTTTAGTAAGTTGTGGTAGTGATAACACAATTAATCTGTGGAATCTCAAAACTAATAAATTTACCCGTTCCTTTGTGGGACATAGTGCTAGTGTTTTATCTTTAGCTGTATCTCCCGATAGTAAAGTGCTAGTCAGTGGTGCTTTGGATGGGATTCGGATATGGGATTTACTACAGCAACGCCCACTAGCGACATTAGTCAGATTCGATAATACAATTCATACAGTGGCTATGAATCCCGATGGTCAAACCATAGCTAGTGGTGACAAAAAAGGAGTCATTAAGCTGTGGGATTTAAGCACAGGGAAGTTAATCAGGGGATTTATCGCTCACAAGGATGTAGTTACAGGTATTGCGTATACTCCTGATGGACAGAATTTAGTCACATCCAGCCGCGATCGCACTGTTAAAGTGTGGAATCTCACCTCTGGCAAGTTAGTTTACACCCTCACCGGACATAACAATTGGGTAAATGCGATCGCTGTTCATCCCAACGGACAAATTTTAGCTAGTGCTGGTAGAGACGGGATCAAAATCTGGGATTTATCTACAGGCGAGTTATTAAATACACTAATTGGACACAGTGATTGGGTAAGCGCGATCGCTTTTAGCCATGATGGACAAATGCTAGCTAGCGGCGGATTTGACGGCGTAGTCAGCGTTTGGGGTAATCCATCCTTGGCGGTGCGGAGGAGATAG